From Longimicrobiaceae bacterium, the proteins below share one genomic window:
- a CDS encoding glutamine--tRNA ligase/YqeY domain fusion protein, with protein MKTPTQADNAAPPSAGLDFIRAIVAEDRRAGKHDTIVTRFPPEPNGYLHIGHAKSIALNFGIAAETGGRCHLRFDDTNPETEDVHYVESIIDTVRWLGFDWGEHLYYASDYFDRMYALAEFLVEQGRAYVDSSSEEEIRELRGTVTEPGRPSRFRDRSVAENLDLLRRMKAGEFRDGEHVLRGRIDLASPNMLLRDPVLYRIRHAHHYRTGDRWCLYPLYDYAHPIEDAIEGITHSICTLEFENNRPLYDWVVDGWRDFVRAGGGEPARPRQYEFARGNLDYTVMSKRKLLELVSGGFVSGWDDPRLPTLAGLRRRGVTPEAIRAFWERSGVAKTESRVDVGKLEFAVRDDLNQRAPRVLCVLRPLKVTLTNYPEGETEALDAPFWPHDVPKEGSRELPFSRELYIERDDFMEDPPKGYHRLAPGREVRLRYAYFIRCDEVVKDEHGEVVELRCTYDPATRGGSAPDGRTVKGTIHWVSAAHALPCEVRLYDRLFSVPDPDAGPADFKEYLNPESLVTVRGARVEPGVGDDPPGSRYQFERLGYFVSDPVDSRPGALVFNRTVTLRDTWAKQAAAAPQPEAPARGERKREARKEPAAAGEDRAKTKSPAPAEAARSPELEAMRARFVDELGLSPEDADVLTRSVAFAELLEGTVRAGADARSAANWIVNDLLWVLKEHGINEIAFGPPELRVLIALVDDGTISSSAGKTVLAEMAKTGADPALVVEQRGLRQVSDAAALAPAVDEVLAAHAGKVEEYRGGKTGLLGFFVGQVMRKSGGKANPEVVRGLLEERLGA; from the coding sequence GTGAAGACCCCGACCCAGGCCGACAATGCCGCCCCCCCGAGCGCGGGGCTGGACTTCATCCGCGCCATCGTCGCCGAGGACCGGCGGGCGGGGAAGCACGACACCATCGTCACCCGCTTCCCGCCCGAGCCCAACGGCTACCTGCACATCGGCCACGCCAAGTCCATCGCCCTGAACTTCGGCATCGCGGCCGAGACGGGGGGGCGCTGCCACCTGCGCTTCGACGACACCAACCCGGAGACGGAGGACGTCCACTACGTGGAGTCCATCATCGACACGGTGCGGTGGCTGGGCTTCGACTGGGGCGAGCACCTGTACTACGCCTCGGACTACTTCGACCGGATGTACGCCCTGGCCGAGTTCCTGGTGGAGCAGGGCCGGGCGTACGTGGACAGCTCCAGCGAGGAGGAGATCCGCGAGCTGCGCGGCACCGTCACCGAGCCGGGCCGTCCGAGCCGCTTCCGGGACCGGAGCGTGGCCGAGAACCTGGACCTCCTCCGCCGCATGAAGGCCGGGGAGTTCCGGGACGGCGAGCACGTGCTCCGGGGCAGGATCGACCTGGCCTCGCCCAACATGCTCCTGCGCGACCCGGTGCTCTACCGCATCCGCCACGCGCACCACTACCGCACCGGCGACCGCTGGTGCCTGTACCCGCTCTACGACTACGCGCACCCCATCGAGGACGCCATCGAGGGGATCACGCACTCCATCTGCACCCTGGAGTTCGAGAACAACCGCCCGCTCTACGACTGGGTGGTGGACGGGTGGCGGGACTTCGTGCGCGCCGGGGGCGGGGAGCCGGCGCGCCCGCGCCAGTACGAGTTCGCGCGCGGGAACCTGGACTACACGGTGATGAGCAAGCGGAAGCTGCTGGAGCTGGTGAGCGGCGGCTTCGTGAGCGGGTGGGACGACCCGCGGCTCCCCACGCTGGCCGGGCTGCGGCGCCGGGGCGTCACCCCCGAGGCCATCCGCGCCTTCTGGGAGCGGAGCGGCGTGGCGAAGACGGAGAGCCGGGTGGACGTCGGCAAGCTGGAGTTCGCCGTCCGCGACGACCTGAACCAGCGTGCCCCGCGGGTGCTGTGCGTGCTGCGCCCGCTGAAGGTCACCCTCACCAACTATCCCGAGGGGGAGACGGAGGCGCTGGACGCGCCCTTCTGGCCGCACGACGTCCCGAAGGAGGGGAGCCGGGAGCTCCCCTTCTCGCGCGAGCTGTACATCGAGCGCGACGACTTCATGGAGGACCCGCCGAAGGGGTACCACCGCCTGGCCCCGGGGCGCGAGGTGCGGCTCCGCTACGCCTACTTCATTCGCTGCGACGAGGTGGTGAAGGACGAGCACGGCGAGGTGGTGGAGCTGCGCTGCACCTACGACCCGGCCACCCGCGGCGGCAGCGCCCCGGACGGTCGCACCGTGAAGGGGACGATCCACTGGGTGTCCGCGGCGCACGCCCTCCCCTGCGAGGTGCGGCTCTACGACCGCCTCTTCAGCGTGCCGGACCCGGACGCCGGGCCGGCCGACTTCAAGGAGTACCTGAACCCCGAGTCTCTGGTGACGGTGCGGGGCGCCCGCGTGGAGCCCGGCGTGGGCGACGACCCACCGGGGAGCCGCTACCAGTTCGAGCGGCTGGGCTACTTCGTCAGCGACCCGGTGGACTCCCGGCCGGGCGCGCTGGTCTTCAACCGCACGGTGACGCTGCGGGACACCTGGGCGAAGCAGGCGGCCGCCGCGCCGCAGCCGGAGGCGCCCGCGCGCGGCGAGCGGAAGCGGGAGGCGCGGAAGGAGCCCGCCGCGGCCGGGGAGGACCGCGCGAAGACGAAGTCTCCCGCCCCCGCCGAGGCGGCGCGCTCGCCGGAGCTGGAGGCGATGCGCGCGCGCTTCGTGGACGAGCTGGGGCTCTCCCCCGAGGACGCGGACGTGCTGACCCGGAGCGTCGCCTTCGCGGAGCTGCTGGAGGGAACGGTGCGCGCCGGCGCGGACGCCCGCAGCGCGGCCAACTGGATCGTCAACGACCTGCTCTGGGTACTCAAGGAGCACGGGATCAACGAGATCGCCTTCGGCCCGCCGGAGCTGCGCGTGCTGATCGCGCTGGTCGACGACGGGACCATCTCCAGCAGCGCGGGGAAGACGGTGCTGGCGGAGATGGCGAAGACCGGCGCCGATCCGGCCCTGGTGGTGGAGCAGCGCGGGCTGCGCCAGGTGAGCGATGCCGCCGCGCTGGCTCCCGCCGTGGACGAGGTGCTGGCCGCCCACGCGGGGAAGGTGGAGGAGTACCGCGGCGGGAAGACCGGGCTGCTGGGCTTCTTCGTCGGCCAGGTGATGCGGAAGAGCGGGGGGAAGGCGAACCCCGAGGTGGTGCGCGGGCTGCTGGAGGAGCGGCTGGGCGCATAG